One segment of Brassica napus cultivar Da-Ae chromosome C3, Da-Ae, whole genome shotgun sequence DNA contains the following:
- the LOC111198030 gene encoding ras-related protein RABE1d isoform X1, translating to MAVAPARARSDYDYLIKLLLIGDSGVGKSCLLLRFSDDTFTTSFITTIGIDFKIRTVELDGKRIKLQIWDTAGQERFRTITTAYYRGAMGILLVYDVTDESSFNNIRNWMKNIEQHASDNVNKILVGNKADMDESKRAIPTAKGQALADEYGIKFFETSAKTNLNVESVFLSIAKDIKQRLTETDTKAEPQGIKITKQDAASSSSTTAEKSACCSYV from the exons ATGGCGGTTGCTCCGGCGAGAGCTCGTTCGGACTATGATTACCTCATCAAGCTCCTTCTCATCGGCGACAGCg GTGTGGGGAAGAGTTGCTTGTTGCTGCGTTTCTCAGATGATACTTTCACTACAAGCTTCATTACTACCATTGG AATTGACTTCAAGATAAGAACCGTTGAGCTTGATGGGAAGCGTATCAAGTTGCAGATATGGGACACGGCTGGTCAAGAACGTTTCAGAACTATCACCACag CGTATTACAGAGGAGCGATGGGCATACTCCTTGTCTACGATGTAACCGATGAGTCATCCTTCAACA ACATTAGGAACTGGATGAAGAACATAGAGCAGCATGCCTCAGATAACGTAAACAAAATACTGGTCGGTAACAAAGCTGACATGGATGAAAGCAAAAGG GCTATCCCAACAGCAAAGGGCCAAGCTTTAGCTGATGAGTATGGAATCAAATTCTTTGAGACG AGTGCAAAAACAAACCTCAATGTGGAGTCTGTTTTCCTCTCTATCGCCAAAGACATCAAACAAAGATTGACAGAAACTGATACAAAGGCTGAG CCACAAGGCATCAAGATCACTAAGCAAGATGCTGCTTCATCGTCTTCTACTACAGCTGAGAAATCAGCTTGCTGTAGTTACGTTTAG
- the LOC111198030 gene encoding ras-related protein RABE1d isoform X2, protein MITSSSSFSSATAVWGRVACCCVSQMILSLQASLLPLGIIDFKIRTVELDGKRIKLQIWDTAGQERFRTITTAYYRGAMGILLVYDVTDESSFNNIRNWMKNIEQHASDNVNKILVGNKADMDESKRAIPTAKGQALADEYGIKFFETSAKTNLNVESVFLSIAKDIKQRLTETDTKAEPQGIKITKQDAASSSSTTAEKSACCSYV, encoded by the exons ATGATTACCTCATCAAGCTCCTTCTCATCGGCGACAGCg GTGTGGGGAAGAGTTGCTTGTTGCTGCGTTTCTCAGATGATACTTTCACTACAAGCTTCATTACTACCATTGGGCAT AATTGACTTCAAGATAAGAACCGTTGAGCTTGATGGGAAGCGTATCAAGTTGCAGATATGGGACACGGCTGGTCAAGAACGTTTCAGAACTATCACCACag CGTATTACAGAGGAGCGATGGGCATACTCCTTGTCTACGATGTAACCGATGAGTCATCCTTCAACA ACATTAGGAACTGGATGAAGAACATAGAGCAGCATGCCTCAGATAACGTAAACAAAATACTGGTCGGTAACAAAGCTGACATGGATGAAAGCAAAAGG GCTATCCCAACAGCAAAGGGCCAAGCTTTAGCTGATGAGTATGGAATCAAATTCTTTGAGACG AGTGCAAAAACAAACCTCAATGTGGAGTCTGTTTTCCTCTCTATCGCCAAAGACATCAAACAAAGATTGACAGAAACTGATACAAAGGCTGAG CCACAAGGCATCAAGATCACTAAGCAAGATGCTGCTTCATCGTCTTCTACTACAGCTGAGAAATCAGCTTGCTGTAGTTACGTTTAG
- the LOC111203849 gene encoding MATH domain and coiled-coil domain-containing protein At2g42470-like yields the protein MGNQLQRQRKVTAHGFIIASSKVKLANWIFQTYPNTSANVKLQDDVLRTRYMNLLFSVIKRLYHKPLSDLTEDELSKASQELSDVTQAGFNVEWLASKLEKVTLEKKTSEDRIRELEEELEKLKLTMSEEKVKLKKQPSWITKTEIPISP from the coding sequence ATGGGCAACCAATTACAGAGACAAAGAAAGGTAACTGCACATGGCTTCATCATTGCTTCTTCGAAGGTGAAGTTAGCAAACTGGATTTTTCAGACATACCCAAATACTTCAGCTAATGTTAAATTGCAAGACGATGTGCTCAGGACAAGATACATGAACCTTCTATTCAGCGTCATCAAGAGACTTTACCACAAACCTCTGAGTGATCTCACAGAAGATGAATTGAGCAAAGCTTCCCAGGAGTTGTCTGATGTGACACAAGCTGGTTTTAATGTGGAATGGTTGGCTTCAAAGCTTGAGAAGGTGACCTTGGAGAAGAAGACTTCTGAAGATCGGATTCGGGAACTGGAAGAAGAGCTCGAAAAACTTAAGCTAACCATGTCAGAGGAGAAggtcaagttgaagaagcaaccATCTTGGATCACCAAGACAGAGATACCTATTTCTCCTtaa
- the LOC111204808 gene encoding MATH domain and coiled-coil domain-containing protein At2g42465-like, with amino-acid sequence MKHLHRHEKEVINGFIVDPSQTTLAKWIFTHYPETAVHVQSQDLALRTKDMNVLLDIFETLSYKKSCDISEAQLRHVSDNLSYLKRAGFKVEWLRAKFDDVSLNACEARIVKLKEEVKKQEQMVSYLKDMLKYEEAKLKKL; translated from the coding sequence ATGAAGCACTTGCATAGACATGAGAAAGAAGTGATTAATGGCTTCATCGTTGATCCTTCACAGACGACTCTAGCCAAGTGGATTTTTACGCATTATCCGGAAACTGCAGTGCATGTTCAGTCGCAAGACCTAGCGCTTAGGACGAAAGACATGAACGTTCTCCTTGATATCTTCGAGACACTTTCCTACAAGAAGTCGTGTGATATATCTGAGGCTCAGCTACGCCATGTTTCAGATAATTTGTCTTATTTGAAACGCGCAGGTTTTAAGGTGGAATGGTTAAGGGCAAAGTTTGATGATGTTTCTTTGAATGCTTGTGAAGCAAGGATTGTAAAACTCAAGGAAGAGGTCAAAAAACAGGAGCAGATGGTTTCCTATCTCAAAGATATGCTGAAATACGAAGAGGCCAAGTTGAAGAAGCTATAG
- the LOC111204209 gene encoding purine-uracil permease NCS1 — translation MVSNCISLGLHLHPHPHKHNHHSLSSLRFHTKAKTHHHVSYTAPSDAQHRSLKHCGWNLSSSRSVNNFGLSRSGVIRPRLSAMTGSEVGDSGYDESEFDPTLTNDDLKPTKPSQRTFSWLDMSSLWIGLVVGVPTYYLAGSLVDLGMAWWQGIATVVAANLILLVPLVLTAQPGTMYGISFPVLARSSFGIRGAHIPTLLRALVGCGWYGIETWIGGEAIFLLLPSHIKNSALSHTLPWLGTSPLEFSCFIVFWLAQLCIVWRGMDGIRNLEKYSAPVLITLTSCLLVWSYVKAGGFGHMLSLSSKLTSAQFWTLFFPSLTANISFWATLALNIPDFSRFAKSQTDQIIGQVGLPVFMGLFTFVGLAVTSSTSIIFGRVISNPIQLLGQIGGLATTLLAILGISLATITTNIAANVVAPANALVNLNPKVFTFGRGALLTAVLGIVCQPWRLLKSSESFVYTWLIGYSALLGPIGGIVLADYYLIKKMKLNVGDLYSLSASGEYYYSKGYNAAAVVALVAGIIPVVPGFLHKVGGLSKISNGFVVVYDNALFFSFIIAGFVYWMLMSRLRRKQSSSSQPLL, via the coding sequence ATGGTCTCCAATTGCATTAGCCTTGGCCTCCATCTCCATCCTCATCCCCACAAACACAACCATCATTCACTTTCTTCTTTAAGATTCCACACAAAAGCTAAAACCCATCACCATGTCTCATATACAGCTCCGTCTGATGCACAGCATAGAAGTCTCAAACACTGTGGATGGAACTTGAGTTCTAGCCGGTCCGTGAACAACTTTGGTTTGAGCCGGTCTGGGGTTATCCGCCCAAGACTCTCGGCGATGACAGGGTCAGAAGTCGGTGACTCTGGCTACGACGAATCAGAATTCGACCCGACCCTCACGAACGACGACTTGAAACCGACCAAACCAAGCCAAAGAACGTTTTCTTGGTTGGATATGTCGAGTTTATGGATCGGTCTCGTTGTCGGTGTGCCTACTTACTACCTGGCTGGAAGCTTAGTGGACCTAGGCATGGCGTGGTGGCAAGGGATAGCCACAGTGGTTGCTGCCAATCTAATTCTCCTCGTGCCGCTGGTTCTCACCGCACAGCCTGGCACCATGTACGGAATCTCTTTCCCCGTCCTCGCTAGATCATCTTTCGGCATCCGTGGAGCCCATATTCCGACACTACTCAGAGCATTGGTCGGTTGCGGATGGTACGGGATCGAGACATGGATCGGAGGAGAAGCTATCTTCTTGCTCTTACCGTCTCACATCAAGAACTCGGCTCTGTCTCATACACTGCCTTGGCTAGGCACTTCTCCGCTTGAGTTCTCTTGTTTCATTGTCTTCTGGTTGGCTCAGCTTTGTATCGTCTGGAGAGGAATGGACGGAATCAGAAACCTCGAGAAGTACTCAGCTCCTGTTCTGATCACTCTCACTTCTTGTCTCCTTGTCTGGTCTTATGTCAAAGCTGGTGGGTTCGGTCATATGCTTTCCTTGTCATCCAAGCTAACCTCTGCACAGTTCTGGACTCTCTTCTTCCCATCTCTAACCGCAAACATAAGTTTCTGGGCAACGCTAGCTTTAAACATCCCTGACTTTTCCCGGTTTGCGAAATCCCAAACCGATCAAATCATCGGTCAAGTTGGTCTTCCGGTTTTCATGGGTTTGTTCACGTTCGTTGGCTTAGCGGTTACGTCCTCCACAAGCATCATCTTCGGAAGAGTCATCTCCAATCCCATTCAGCTTCTCGGTCAAATCGGAGGTCTTGCCACAACCCTACTCGCTATCCTCGGAATCTCTCTGGCTACAATCACCACGAACATAGCTGCAAACGTGGTCGCACCAGCAAACGCGCTTGTgaacctaaaccctaaggttttcACATTCGGAAGAGGAGCCTTGTTGACCGCGGTTCTTGGAATCGTGTGTCAGCCTTGGAGATTGCTCAAGTCGAGTGAGAGCTTTGTCTACACATGGCTCATCGGTTACTCTGCGCTTCTTGGTCCTATTGGTGGTATAGTTCTTGCTGATTATTACCTCATCAAGAAGATGAAATTGAACGTTGGAGACTTGTACTCTTTGAGTGCCTCCGGAGAATATTATTATTCCAAGGGATATAATGCGGCTGCGGTGGTGGCTTTGGTTGCCGGAATCATCCCAGTCGTGCCTGGCTTTCTACACAAGGTCGGAGGTTTGTCGAAGATCTCAAATGGGTTCGTGGTAGTTTACGACAATGCATTGTTTTTCAGCTTCATCATCGCAGGATTTGTCTATTGGATGTTAATGTCTCGTCTGAGAAGGAAACAGAGCTCCTCTTCACAGCCacttttgtaa
- the LOC111204210 gene encoding dnaJ homolog subfamily C member 28 — protein MAARLARSLAASSPSWPSRISIVNRISDFASYSSSSSWWSSPEDLTAGSKRREKKTTDRFSAAIDAVHDRKLPPELRGHRNFVRSETDIINVVEQRIWHSMEEGQFENLPGKGKPLNLHTNPHADPAEDTLYRILNKNGFAPEWVELNKDIRSKAKEWRVSLKKAWAMKLEDDQSGWEERSDLLKTQLKQINNMVFRYNLIVPFGRQMFGLKWEKEIDRLKE, from the exons ATGGCGGCTCGTCTCGCGAGGTCATTGGCGGCGTCATCCCCATCCTGGCCGTCGCGCATCTCCATCGTAAATCGGATCTCTGATTTCGCCTCTTATTCGTCTTCGTCCTCTTGGTGGTCGTCTCCGGAGGATCTGACGGCGGGATCGAAGAGGCGGGAGAAGAAGACTACAGACCGTTTCTCCGCCGCGATCGACGCTGTCCATGATCGGAAGCTCCCGCCTGAGCTACGCGGACATCGCAATTTCGTAAG gtCAGAGACTGATATAATCAACGTGGTCGAGCAAAGGATATGGCACTCAATGGAAGAAGGCCAGTTTGAGAATTTGCCTGGTAAAGGCAAACCCTTGAACCTCCACACAAATCCTCACGCCGACCCAGCGGAGGATACATTGTATCGGATTCTTAACAAGAACGGGTTTGCTCCCGAATGGGTGGAGCTCAACAAAGACATAAGAAGCAAAGCAAAAGAATGGAGAGTTTCACTGAAGAAAGCATGGGCTATGAAACTCGAGGATGACCAATCGGGTTGGGAAGAGCGATCAGATTTGCTTAAAACGCAACTGAAGCAAATCAACAACATG GTGTTTAGGTACAATCTGATTGTTCCTTTTGGCCGTCAAATGTTTGGATTGAAGTGGGAGAAAGAGATTGATCGCCTGAAAGAATAA
- the LOC111204211 gene encoding solute carrier family 40 member 2: MEETETRVFLSNEQHQLEEEPQLPSSMVISLYLGYFLARWGARTWEFSVALYMIYLWPNSLFLTAMYGAVESGSTAIFGPIVGQMIDGMSYVKVLRLWLVTQNLSFIVAGGSVIALLLVPDLKSQNFPVFATLVVLTNLSGAIGVLSTLAGTILIERDWVVVMSEGHSPDVLTRMNSVIRGIDLSSKLLSPVITGLIISFVSLEASAVTFAAWATITVWIEYWLFIFVYNGVPAILQSDERRSLRLSSQTDIASQYYVLLLTDENTQSRSGNMRILERISESSFVGAWRNYLNQDIVLPGVALALLFFTVLSFGTLMTATLEWKGIPTYIIGIGRGISAGVGLTATVVYPLLLLRLSPLRTGLWSFWSQWTCLSVCVGSIWVEKEKIASYMLMAGVAASRLGLWMFDLAVIQQMQDLVPESDRCVVGGVQNSLQAALDLMANLLGIIVSNPKDFWILTLISLATVSLSGVLYTVHLYRIRKHIFHLEKIPLLNNFFIRNYST; this comes from the exons ATGGAGGAGAcagaaactagggttttcctATCAAACGAACAACATCAATTAGAAGAAGAACCACAGTTACCAAGTTCCATGGTGATCTCTCTCTATCTCGGCTATTTTCTTGCTCGATGGGGTGCCAG AACTTGGGAATTCTCTGTAGCTCTATATATGATTTACCTCTGGCCAAACTCTTTGTTTCTCACTGCCATGTACGGTGCTGTAGAATCCGGCTCCACCGCCATTTTCGGTCCCATTGTAGGCCAAATGATAGATGGAATGAGCTACGTTAAAGTCCTTAGACTCTGGCTTGTTACACAAAACCTCTCCTTCATTGTTGCTGGTGGTTCAGTCATTGCTTTGCTTCTAGTTCCTGATCTCAAGTCTCAAAACTTTCCGGTTTTCGCAACACTAGTCGTGTTGACAAACCTTTCTGGTGCCATTGGTGTACTCTCTACTCTTGCAGGCACCATTTTGATCGAACGAGACTG GGTTGTGGTTATGTCGGAAGGtcattcacctgatgttttaaCAAGAATGAATTCTGTTATTAGAGGAATTGACTTGAGCTCAAAGCTACTGTCTCCGGTTATCACCGGTTTGATCATTAGCTTTGTCTCTCTAGAAGCATCAGCGGTCACGTTCGCTGCTTGGGCTACTATAACCGTGTGGATCGAATATTGGCtctttatatttgtatataacggTGTTCCTGCGATACTACAAAGCGATGAGAGAAGGAGTTTAAGGTTGTCGTCTCAAACAGATATTGCATCTCAGTATTATGTTCTTCTATTAACCGATGAGAACACACAAAGTAGAAGCGGAAACATGAGGATTCTTGAGAGAATCTCTGAGTCTTCTTTTGTTGGTGCGTGGAGGAATTATCTCAATCAAGATATTGTGCTCCCTGGAGTTGCTTTAGCTCTATTGTTCTTCACTGTCCTCAG CTTTGGAACATTGATGACGGCAACGTTGGAGTGGAAAGGAATACCTACTTATATCATCGGTATAGGCAGAGGAATCAGCGCTGGTGTTGGACTAACTGCTACAGTCGTGTACCCTCTCTTGCTGCTCCGTCTCTCACCACTCAGAACTGGACTCTGGTCCTTCTGGTCTCAG TGGACCTGTCTTTCGGTCTGTGTTGGATCGATTTGGGTTGAAAAGGAGAAAATAGCATCATACATGCTCATGGCTGGAGTTGCTGCTTCTAGGCTTGGCCTGTGGATGTTCGATCTAGCAGTAATCCAACAAATGCAG GATCTTGTCCCGGAATCGGACCGTTGTGTGGTTGGTGGTGTACAGAACTCGTTGCAAGCGGCTCTCGACTTGATGGCTAATCTTTTAGGTATCATTGTATCTAATCCTAAG GACTTCTGGATATTGACGTTGATCTCATTGGCTACGGTTTCGCTATCCGGAGTTCTCTATACAGTTCATCTCTACCGTATCCGAAAACATATATTTCACTTGGAGAAGATTCCACTATTGAACAACTTTTTCATTCGTAATTATTCAACTTAA
- the LOC111204809 gene encoding polyadenylate-binding protein 7: MSNQDRHGSSPPSKFTSLYLENLDPQVSDEALIQMFSGFGKIIRSIRAKDFRGESRGFAFIEFESSDSAEQAFEHMNGRLIGQKILCVERTPKVSEGEYI; this comes from the exons atgagcaaCCAGGATCGTCACGGATCTTCTCCTCCAAGCAAGTTCACGAGTTTGTATTTAGAAAATCTCGATCCACAAGTCTCTGATGAGGCGTTGATTCAGATGTTCTCGGGTTTCGGAAAGATTATAAGATCGATTCGAGCAAAGGATTTCAGAGGAGAGTCGCGAGGATTTGCTTTCATTGAGTTTGAAAGCAGTGATAGCGCTGAACAAGCCTTTGAACACATGAACGGAAGGTTAATAG GTCAGAAGATTCTATGCGTTGAGAGGACGCCGAAGGTCAGCGAAGGTGAATACATATAA
- the LOC111204096 gene encoding S-protein homolog 9-like translates to MNNLYSSLFLIALCLGLSNAVVKMKNSVHFMNSLGGNNVLKIHCLSDEDDLGYHLLKSGEVYDFSFYDSIFGTRINCDLAQGIEFRFHAKFMAYKGGGLILHYGKKNFWFCRDDGIYFTHGKQTPKLEYQWVYKVRDMTPSPY, encoded by the coding sequence ATGAATAACCTCTATAGTTCTCTGTTTCTCATTGCATTGTGCCTAGGATTGAGTAACGCCGTGGTCAAAATGAAAAATTCGGTACATTTTATGAACTCTCTTGGTGGAAACAACGTTCTTAAAATTCATTGTTTATCAGACGAAGACGATCTAGGCTACCACCTTTTGAAGTCTGGAGAAGTCTACGATTTCAGTTTTTATGACAGTATCTTCGGAACTAGGATAAATTGTGATTTAGCGCAGGGAATTGAATTCAGATTTCATGCAAAGTTCATGGCATATAAAGGTGGTGGTCTCATACTTCATTATGGTAAGaagaatttttggttttgtagaGATGATGGGATTTACTTTACCCATGGTAAGCAAACGCCAAAGCTAGAGTATCAGTGGGTCTACAAAGTCCGTGACATGACACCGTCTCCTTACTGA